A region from the Cryptosporangium arvum DSM 44712 genome encodes:
- a CDS encoding FAD-dependent monooxygenase, with amino-acid sequence MLVVERRPAGTVGESRAPGINARSLEILAQRGLADTFRAAGKPMPGVLFSGILLDPRSIDPAWPDALILPQHQSERILAERAAELGARFQWSTEVTGIDQDQDGVDVQLLSVNGPERVRAAYLVGCDGGRSTVRTSSGIEFPGLPGETWWVVGDLDLAAPPDQGFGYNDRVGFYQISRTEPDWIRLSVMRQNPPRDPDQPTTLDEIREAMIHAFGTDYGLRGARWMSRWSDGYRHAATYRAQRVFLAGDAAHIHTPVGGQGLNLGIQDAVNLGWKLAAVLRGDAPDSLLDTYHAERYPVGANALKWSMAQTEVLKPGRRREAVREIFSDLLAAPQATLQLAGGLSGLALRYPLGDYHPLLGRRMPNLALTGGTDVFTLLHDARPVLIDLGAEGITDTLAPWADRITHVTAEYRPDEREGLWHVPVFGDIPPFAAALIRPDGYVAWVQPAATPFEPTTLTDALTRWVATVDQSRDPHPITEDTADRTDTVDGT; translated from the coding sequence GTGCTCGTCGTCGAGCGTCGGCCGGCCGGCACGGTCGGTGAGTCACGCGCTCCCGGCATCAACGCGCGCAGCCTGGAGATCCTCGCCCAACGGGGCCTGGCCGACACGTTCCGCGCGGCGGGCAAGCCGATGCCCGGGGTTCTGTTCTCCGGCATCCTGCTGGATCCGCGCAGCATCGATCCGGCCTGGCCGGACGCGTTGATCCTGCCGCAACACCAGAGCGAGCGGATCCTCGCCGAGCGCGCCGCCGAACTCGGCGCGCGGTTCCAGTGGTCCACCGAGGTGACCGGCATCGACCAGGACCAGGACGGCGTCGACGTGCAGTTGCTCTCGGTGAACGGGCCCGAGCGGGTGCGCGCGGCCTACCTGGTGGGCTGTGACGGCGGGCGCAGCACCGTGCGCACGAGCAGCGGCATCGAGTTTCCCGGCCTGCCCGGCGAGACCTGGTGGGTGGTCGGTGACCTGGACCTCGCCGCCCCGCCGGACCAGGGATTCGGCTACAACGACCGGGTCGGCTTCTACCAGATCTCGCGCACCGAACCGGACTGGATCCGGCTGTCGGTGATGCGCCAGAACCCACCACGGGACCCCGACCAACCGACCACTCTCGACGAGATCCGCGAGGCCATGATCCACGCCTTCGGCACCGACTACGGCCTGCGTGGGGCGCGCTGGATGTCGCGCTGGTCCGACGGCTACCGCCACGCCGCCACCTACCGTGCCCAGCGGGTCTTCCTCGCCGGCGACGCCGCCCACATCCACACCCCGGTCGGCGGCCAAGGACTGAACCTCGGCATCCAGGACGCGGTGAACCTGGGCTGGAAGCTCGCCGCCGTCCTGCGCGGCGACGCACCCGACAGCCTGCTCGACACCTACCACGCCGAGCGGTACCCGGTCGGCGCCAACGCACTGAAATGGTCGATGGCGCAGACCGAGGTCCTCAAGCCCGGCCGCCGCCGCGAAGCCGTGCGGGAAATCTTCAGTGACCTGCTCGCGGCTCCGCAGGCCACCCTGCAGCTCGCCGGTGGGCTCAGCGGCCTCGCTCTGCGGTACCCGCTCGGCGACTACCACCCGCTGCTCGGACGACGCATGCCCAACCTGGCCCTCACCGGCGGCACCGACGTTTTCACTCTGTTGCACGACGCCCGCCCCGTCCTGATCGACCTGGGCGCCGAAGGCATCACCGACACCCTCGCCCCGTGGGCCGACCGGATCACGCACGTGACCGCCGAATACCGCCCCGACGAGCGCGAGGGCCTCTGGCACGTCCCGGTCTTCGGCGACATCCCGCCCTTCGCGGCCGCTCTCATCCGCCCCGACGGCTACGTCGCCTGGGTCCAACCGGCCGCGACCCCTTTCGAACCCACGACCCTGACCGACGCCCTGACCCGGTGGGTCGCCACCGTCGACCAGAGCCGTGACCCCCACCCGATCACGGAAGACACCGCCGACAGGACCGACACCGTCGACGGCACCTGA
- a CDS encoding NUDIX hydrolase: MTPQLRRGVRAIILDEGDRILLCRFDLPHPAAPAQATAVWAAPGGGIEPGEDRLTALRRELREETGLVITADPPHVWHQEVVSADHREPDRLPVVAALGDRRPYGTGTLLAPRPHRSPDRTAHRGDAGPPGPARSLAR; this comes from the coding sequence ATGACGCCGCAACTGCGACGCGGCGTCCGCGCGATCATCCTTGATGAGGGCGACCGCATCCTGCTCTGCCGGTTCGACCTTCCTCACCCGGCGGCTCCGGCGCAGGCGACGGCCGTCTGGGCAGCCCCAGGCGGCGGCATCGAACCCGGCGAAGACCGGCTGACGGCTTTGCGTCGCGAGTTGCGTGAGGAGACCGGTCTGGTGATCACCGCCGATCCGCCGCATGTCTGGCACCAGGAAGTCGTGTCCGCCGACCATAGGGAACCTGACCGCCTTCCGGTGGTGGCAGCTCTCGGAGATCGCCGGCCATACGGGACCGGAACTCTTCTCGCCCCGCGACCTCACCGCTCCCCTGACCGCACTGCTCACCGCGGGGACGCCGGACCACCCGGTCCAGCTCGGTCTCTAGCGCGTTGA
- a CDS encoding alpha/beta fold hydrolase, translating to MLEHHRPSPSRRARRSIVAVAVAALLATAFASPAAAQSPGPKSKPTIVLVHGAWADGASWARVTERLQAQGYPVLAVPNPLRGLSSDAAYLGAFLKDHTSGPVVLVGHSYGGAVITSAAASDPDVEALVYVNAFVPDRGESLLGLLSSEGPVDTSIFEAVAYPGGSGDVDLYVKASVFPSAFANDLSPATAKQLAAAQRPITRSALGEQAGAPAWKSLPSWYLLGTADHIISPSLQEKMAERAKSKITKVNASHLSMISQPRAVEAVITAAARSVR from the coding sequence ATGCTTGAGCACCATCGTCCTTCGCCGAGCCGCCGGGCTCGCAGATCGATCGTCGCCGTTGCCGTCGCCGCGCTGCTCGCGACGGCGTTCGCGTCGCCCGCGGCGGCCCAGAGCCCCGGCCCCAAGTCCAAGCCGACGATCGTGCTCGTGCACGGAGCCTGGGCCGACGGCGCGAGCTGGGCGCGGGTGACCGAGCGCCTGCAGGCGCAGGGTTATCCGGTGCTGGCGGTGCCGAACCCGCTGCGTGGTCTGAGCAGCGACGCCGCGTACCTCGGCGCGTTCCTGAAGGATCACACGAGCGGTCCGGTGGTGCTGGTCGGCCACTCGTACGGTGGCGCGGTGATCACGTCCGCGGCGGCGTCCGATCCGGACGTCGAAGCGCTCGTCTACGTGAACGCCTTCGTTCCCGATCGCGGGGAGTCGTTGCTCGGACTCCTGAGCAGCGAGGGCCCGGTCGACACGAGCATCTTCGAAGCCGTCGCCTACCCGGGTGGGTCGGGGGACGTCGACCTCTACGTCAAGGCGTCGGTCTTCCCGTCGGCGTTCGCGAACGACCTGAGCCCGGCGACGGCGAAGCAGCTGGCGGCGGCGCAGCGTCCGATCACCCGGAGCGCGCTGGGCGAGCAGGCCGGTGCGCCGGCGTGGAAGTCGCTACCCAGCTGGTATCTCCTGGGCACGGCCGATCACATCATCAGCCCGTCGCTGCAGGAGAAGATGGCTGAGCGGGCGAAGAGCAAGATCACCAAGGTCAACGCTTCCCACCTGTCGATGATCTCGCAGCCGCGCGCGGTGGAAGCCGTCATCACCGCGGCCGCGCGGTCGGTCCGCTGA
- a CDS encoding acetamidase/formamidase family protein has protein sequence MKIDKTKTLAEEPLTGHNRWHEDIPPILTVDPGDTVVLDVRDAWDSQFDKDTTNDDVGRATTDLVHPHTGPVYVRDAEPGDLLEVRIGPTRCDRWGYTVQVPGFGFLRETYQAPHITKWDIADNWATSEQIPGVRIPGAPFMGSIGVAPSTSLRETYLRREAELLARGGAVKGPEPRGAVPADPAIADEALRTIPPREIAGNIDVKQLTAGTTMLIPVATEGALFSVADAHFAQGDGEVCGTAIEVAATFTAELRLRKGEARRRGVQGLQFFRDALATGHGTTEPAWSTPTRFYATTGLPIRADGTNESEDTSLAAANALHQMIAYLVDEWGYDEQQAYTICSVAVDLKISEMVDVPNFVVTAVLPLDIFI, from the coding sequence GTGAAAATCGACAAAACGAAGACCTTGGCCGAGGAGCCCCTCACCGGGCACAACCGCTGGCACGAGGACATCCCGCCGATCCTCACCGTCGACCCCGGAGACACCGTGGTCCTCGACGTCCGCGACGCCTGGGACTCCCAGTTCGACAAGGACACGACCAACGACGACGTCGGCCGGGCGACCACCGACCTCGTCCACCCGCACACCGGCCCGGTGTACGTGCGGGACGCCGAACCGGGTGATCTGCTCGAGGTCCGCATCGGGCCGACGCGATGTGATCGCTGGGGTTACACCGTCCAGGTGCCCGGATTCGGGTTCCTGCGCGAGACGTACCAGGCTCCGCACATCACCAAGTGGGATATCGCCGACAACTGGGCCACCAGTGAACAGATCCCCGGCGTGCGGATCCCCGGAGCACCGTTCATGGGATCGATCGGAGTGGCTCCGTCGACGTCGCTGCGCGAGACCTACCTCCGCCGGGAGGCCGAGCTGCTGGCTCGCGGCGGCGCGGTCAAGGGTCCGGAGCCGCGCGGCGCCGTACCCGCTGATCCGGCGATCGCCGACGAGGCGCTGCGCACGATTCCGCCGCGGGAGATCGCCGGCAACATCGACGTCAAGCAGCTCACGGCGGGGACCACGATGCTGATCCCGGTCGCCACCGAGGGCGCGCTGTTCTCCGTCGCCGACGCCCACTTCGCGCAGGGGGACGGCGAGGTCTGCGGAACCGCGATCGAGGTGGCCGCGACCTTCACCGCGGAGCTGCGTCTGCGCAAGGGTGAAGCGAGGCGGCGCGGGGTGCAGGGCCTGCAGTTCTTCCGTGATGCCCTCGCCACCGGTCACGGCACCACGGAACCGGCCTGGTCGACGCCGACGCGCTTCTACGCCACCACCGGACTCCCCATCCGGGCCGACGGCACCAACGAATCCGAGGACACCAGCCTGGCGGCGGCCAACGCGCTGCACCAGATGATCGCCTACCTGGTCGACGAGTGGGGCTACGACGAGCAGCAGGCCTACACGATCTGCTCGGTCGCGGTGGACCTGAAGATCTCCGAGATGGTCGACGTACCGAACTTCGTCGTCACCGCCGTCCTCCCCCTCGACATCTTCATCTGA
- a CDS encoding helix-turn-helix transcriptional regulator: protein MALGELSQQVLERLPRPVWVVDGGGEIAFANLAAAAELGWSDPHALNGLPSHETAHHRHPDGSDYARGDCRVLRRGTAFPYTPASDEWFIRRDGTMFPIAWACTPIELPGGPGMIVSFDDVSEQREQTRRHRGALWEAVRAELPHTRTTPDRDALLGRIRRFVAENATDPDLDPAALARAHHISLRLLQALFADSGSSPARFIRDQRLLEARRLLDEGESISRAGSLSGFPDPGTFTRAFRRRFGCTPSAFLNGYRTLP from the coding sequence ATGGCGCTCGGTGAACTGTCGCAGCAGGTGCTGGAGCGGCTGCCGCGACCGGTGTGGGTCGTCGACGGCGGCGGCGAGATCGCCTTCGCCAACCTGGCTGCCGCGGCGGAGCTCGGCTGGTCCGACCCGCACGCGCTCAACGGGCTGCCCAGCCACGAAACGGCCCACCACCGGCACCCCGACGGCTCGGACTACGCGCGCGGCGACTGCCGGGTCCTGCGGCGCGGGACGGCGTTCCCGTACACCCCGGCGTCCGACGAATGGTTCATTCGCCGCGACGGCACGATGTTTCCGATCGCGTGGGCGTGCACCCCGATCGAGCTGCCCGGCGGCCCGGGAATGATCGTGTCCTTCGACGACGTCAGCGAACAGCGGGAGCAGACCCGCAGACACCGCGGCGCGCTCTGGGAGGCCGTCCGGGCCGAGCTACCCCACACACGGACGACGCCCGACCGCGACGCGTTGCTCGGGCGCATCCGGCGCTTCGTGGCCGAGAACGCCACCGATCCCGACCTGGACCCGGCCGCGTTGGCCCGGGCCCATCACATCTCGCTGCGACTGCTGCAGGCGTTGTTCGCCGACTCCGGCTCCTCACCGGCCCGCTTCATCCGCGACCAGCGGCTCCTGGAAGCACGCCGGCTCCTCGACGAGGGGGAGTCGATCTCCCGGGCCGGTTCCCTGAGCGGCTTCCCCGATCCCGGAACGTTCACGCGCGCCTTCCGGCGGCGGTTCGGCTGCACGCCGTCGGCCTTTCTCAACGGTTACCGGACGCTGCCCTGA
- a CDS encoding DNA-3-methyladenine glycosylase family protein, translated as MDLRSNRHYRELVAAEPRFARLVDLYGEVDPFRWQDSDEPDRSKFAAMAFHIVGQQISVRAAKTIFGRLAQRAGGEVTAARLAELEIVELRAAGLSGAKARYLNALAHAQVEGRIDLEHLDHLSDGEAITQLVAQPGIGVWSAQLFVLHQLHRPDILPAPDLWIRRGVQQLMELPAEPTVKETIALGLPWSPNRSYAAALLWSITKPPPQGSVR; from the coding sequence ATGGACCTGCGAAGCAACCGTCACTACCGCGAGCTCGTGGCCGCCGAGCCGCGGTTCGCGCGTCTCGTCGACCTGTACGGCGAGGTCGACCCGTTCCGCTGGCAAGACAGCGACGAGCCGGACCGCAGCAAGTTCGCCGCGATGGCGTTCCACATCGTCGGGCAGCAGATTTCGGTGCGCGCCGCGAAGACGATCTTCGGCCGCCTCGCGCAGCGCGCCGGAGGTGAGGTGACCGCCGCGCGACTCGCGGAGCTGGAGATCGTCGAGCTCCGGGCGGCCGGGCTCTCCGGGGCGAAGGCCCGGTACCTCAACGCGCTCGCGCACGCACAGGTCGAGGGACGGATCGACCTGGAGCATCTCGACCATCTCTCCGACGGCGAAGCGATCACTCAGCTCGTAGCGCAGCCCGGTATCGGGGTCTGGTCCGCCCAGCTGTTCGTCCTCCATCAGCTGCACCGGCCCGACATCCTTCCCGCTCCGGACCTCTGGATCCGTCGCGGCGTGCAACAGCTGATGGAGTTACCCGCCGAGCCGACGGTGAAGGAGACGATCGCGCTGGGACTTCCCTGGTCGCCGAACCGCTCGTACGCCGCGGCTCTGCTGTGGAGCATCACGAAGCCACCGCCTCAGGGCAGCGTCCGGTAA
- a CDS encoding DUF6461 domain-containing protein, giving the protein MLDEYSPDWIGRAGLDLGPGYCITIALAISSTEALRRAGVPGVLPRVYDALRREARLLGGDYVPVAAFDVGGHAVLVEENGGMGLYRWGGPLSMGTVAVTAYLSPSSGAERLVITRDGAAVAEVDADEPEVVRTDDPALREVLLALVADAFQPFEDEDDPDADGMPDLLRVACEYVGIHPSVHDVAVPAPGAPVRFTA; this is encoded by the coding sequence GTGCTCGACGAATACTCGCCGGACTGGATCGGCCGGGCCGGCCTCGACCTCGGCCCGGGCTACTGCATCACGATCGCGCTCGCGATCTCGTCCACCGAGGCCCTGCGGCGAGCGGGCGTGCCGGGTGTGCTGCCCCGCGTCTACGACGCCCTCCGGCGGGAAGCCCGGCTGCTCGGGGGCGACTACGTGCCGGTCGCGGCGTTCGACGTCGGCGGGCACGCCGTCCTGGTCGAGGAGAACGGCGGGATGGGCCTCTACCGCTGGGGTGGGCCGCTGTCGATGGGCACGGTCGCGGTGACCGCGTATCTCAGCCCGAGCAGCGGCGCCGAGCGGCTCGTGATCACTCGGGACGGCGCGGCGGTCGCCGAGGTCGACGCCGACGAGCCCGAGGTGGTGCGAACCGACGACCCCGCCTTGCGCGAGGTGCTCCTCGCGCTGGTGGCGGACGCCTTCCAGCCGTTCGAGGACGAGGACGATCCGGACGCCGACGGCATGCCGGACCTGCTGCGGGTGGCCTGCGAGTACGTGGGCATCCATCCGTCGGTCCACGACGTGGCGGTGCCCGCGCCCGGCGCCCCCGTCCGGTTCACGGCCTAG
- a CDS encoding AfsR/SARP family transcriptional regulator — translation MSASVSTLRTATGPRAAADADLRLQILGPLRIWRNGVELDAGPPQQAYLLALLLSRDGRPISTNDLIDLIWDDKAPASALNVIHKYVGLLRRLLEPALPAREMGSYLVRQGNGYLFTARPGTLDLTSFRRLTKAAKDEHAAGRPDDALDRYVDALRLWSGSTADALARESAATGLHTALDGEFHEACCAAADLAVALNQSSRVLPSLRLAARMAPLHEHVQAGLARALAADGQQAEALAVFRATRERLAEELGIDPGPALQEAQRKVLSQTGASAPDHEPLDTPVPGPDAQPAQLPPALPTFVGRGRELTFLADLLSEVRTSPLIVAMDGMGGVGKSALATRFAHQVADRFTDGQLYLDLRGDCADEDDLSAGDALRSLLSSLDVPEGNIPATLDARTGAYRSLTARKRILVVLDNARDVAQVRPLLPNSTGCLVLVTSRTPLVGLAVHDGAHLLHVDLPDLPSARSLLRRRLERSRHLSAAELAAQATTLDEIIARCGRLPLALASVAGWLSSRPRRSLATVANELRDGYERPTSFSGGSPLSDLLSAFEWSYRRLSPEAARLLRLFPLTLSAGATAGACASLCGTTPAAVRASLRELTLATLLEEDDRGVYSAHVLVRAYGHEVSLATDSTPDRAAAVTRLSQYYARGDSHTAGLLEAPPVRSELPPPLAG, via the coding sequence GTGTCCGCATCAGTCAGCACTCTCCGCACGGCCACCGGTCCGCGGGCGGCGGCCGACGCCGACCTCCGGCTCCAGATACTCGGCCCGCTACGGATCTGGCGGAACGGGGTCGAGCTGGACGCAGGCCCACCGCAGCAGGCCTACCTGCTGGCCCTCTTGCTCTCCCGGGACGGACGGCCGATCAGCACGAACGACCTCATCGACCTGATCTGGGACGACAAGGCCCCGGCCAGCGCGCTCAACGTCATCCACAAGTACGTCGGATTGCTGCGCCGGCTGCTGGAGCCGGCGCTTCCCGCCCGGGAGATGGGCTCTTACCTCGTGCGCCAGGGAAACGGCTACCTCTTCACTGCTCGCCCGGGAACTCTCGACCTGACGAGCTTCCGCCGGCTCACCAAGGCGGCGAAGGACGAGCATGCGGCGGGCCGCCCGGACGACGCTCTCGACCGGTACGTCGACGCGCTCCGTCTCTGGAGCGGCTCCACGGCGGACGCGCTGGCCCGCGAGTCGGCGGCGACCGGGCTCCATACGGCGTTGGACGGCGAGTTCCACGAGGCCTGCTGCGCGGCCGCCGACCTCGCGGTCGCGCTGAACCAATCGTCCCGGGTGCTGCCGTCGCTGCGGCTGGCGGCACGGATGGCGCCGCTGCACGAACACGTCCAGGCCGGCCTCGCGCGCGCGTTGGCCGCCGACGGTCAGCAGGCGGAGGCCCTCGCGGTGTTCCGGGCGACCCGGGAGCGACTCGCCGAGGAGCTCGGCATCGATCCCGGCCCGGCTCTCCAGGAGGCACAGCGGAAGGTCCTGAGTCAGACCGGCGCCTCGGCGCCCGACCACGAGCCGCTCGACACACCGGTTCCGGGCCCGGACGCACAACCGGCCCAGCTCCCGCCGGCCCTGCCGACGTTCGTCGGGCGCGGCCGCGAGCTGACGTTCCTCGCCGATCTGCTCTCCGAGGTCCGGACGAGCCCGCTGATCGTGGCGATGGACGGGATGGGCGGCGTGGGGAAATCGGCGCTGGCCACCCGCTTCGCGCACCAGGTCGCCGACCGGTTCACCGACGGACAGCTCTACCTGGACCTGCGCGGAGACTGCGCGGACGAGGACGACCTGTCGGCCGGCGACGCGCTGCGCTCACTGCTGTCCTCACTCGACGTGCCGGAGGGGAACATCCCGGCAACGCTCGACGCCCGGACGGGGGCCTACCGCAGCCTGACCGCGCGGAAGCGGATCCTCGTGGTCCTGGACAACGCCCGGGACGTGGCGCAGGTACGTCCGTTGCTTCCGAATTCGACCGGCTGCCTGGTTCTCGTGACCAGCCGCACGCCCCTCGTCGGCCTCGCCGTGCACGACGGCGCCCACCTGCTGCACGTCGACCTTCCGGACCTCCCGTCCGCGCGGTCGCTGCTCCGCCGACGCCTGGAGCGCTCGCGCCACCTGTCCGCCGCCGAGCTCGCGGCCCAGGCGACGACCCTCGACGAAATCATCGCCCGGTGCGGACGTCTGCCGCTCGCGCTGGCGAGCGTGGCCGGGTGGCTGAGCTCCCGCCCGCGCCGGTCGCTCGCCACCGTGGCGAACGAGCTCCGCGACGGCTACGAGCGCCCGACGAGCTTCTCCGGTGGCTCTCCCCTGAGCGATCTGCTGTCGGCTTTCGAATGGTCGTACCGCCGGCTCAGCCCGGAGGCCGCCCGGCTCCTCCGGCTGTTCCCGCTGACCCTGTCCGCGGGTGCCACCGCGGGGGCCTGCGCGAGCCTGTGCGGCACCACGCCGGCGGCCGTTCGGGCGTCGCTGCGTGAACTCACGCTCGCGACGTTGCTCGAGGAAGACGACCGGGGCGTGTACTCCGCGCACGTACTGGTACGCGCCTACGGCCACGAGGTGTCGCTCGCCACCGACTCCACGCCGGACCGGGCCGCCGCGGTCACCCGCCTGAGCCAGTACTACGCACGCGGCGACTCGCACACGGCAGGTTTGCTCGAGGCACCACCGGTACGCAGCGAGCTCCCCCCTCCTCTGGCCGGCTGA
- a CDS encoding AAA family ATPase yields the protein MGRDDECRVLDDVLEAVRAGESRALVVHGEPGIGKSALLQALVNKAGDLRILATVGMPSEAELPYAGLHQLFGTMTDRIDRLPVPQRNALRVAFGLQEGDSPDRYVVSLGVLGLLADLSRECPVLCVVDDEQWMDRETVLTLTFVARRMKSEAAAVVFASREGREEFQGLPTLVLTGISARHARELLDSVMAGPLDPSVRRQIVTETHGNPLALLDVARGVGPAELAGGFRFPGAVPLSPQVERGYRQRLDALPPAARQFLLLAAADPVGDPTTLWSAADRLGLELSAVTPALASGLISLGARVEFRDPLARSAVYRAAGLVARREVHEALAAVTDPSSDPDRRAWHRAHAADSPDEDTAVELEQSAGHARARGGLAAAAAFLERAAELTADPSTRTRRLIAAAEATRDAGGHEAALFLLDTASMRPLADEQAARVMRIRGIIAIEQHRRADGVELLLGAAARFGPDHAEEARATALEALAGTFWDARQNDPLFAKAAASVADIVRRSGDPSTFTDLLLEGLYVRIVDGFVAAVPLLRRAVDLLVTAAPTDRWPVFGVNRLLLMLAEELWDEEAMGVLATRQVVVCRRDGALAALQQALNYSAFHRMHEGDFLAAGALIEESLAVAAVSTGRTNRHVEVVLSAWRGDEIRTPKLSAEVRQQVLDGRATFGFCADYADAVLSNALGRFDVALEAGKRAFDSDQRIVASMVVSEIIDAASRTGDLNELRSIRDWLAERVAATPRAWNFGLHERCLALLRDDDRAEDHYLESIAQLSTTRGQLEIARSQLLFGEWLRRKGRRGDARRYLRKAHQTFHALGSVGFAGRAARELQATGDVTTRAAERRHPSLTAQEAQIAALASAGLTNPEIGARLFISRRTVQYHLRKVFMKLDITSRAQLTQALPPEAAALPV from the coding sequence GTGGGCCGCGACGACGAGTGCCGCGTGCTCGACGACGTGCTCGAGGCGGTGCGCGCCGGCGAGAGTCGCGCCCTCGTGGTGCACGGTGAGCCGGGGATCGGGAAGAGCGCCCTCCTGCAGGCTCTCGTGAACAAGGCCGGTGATCTGCGAATTCTCGCGACGGTCGGCATGCCGTCGGAGGCGGAGCTGCCGTACGCCGGGTTGCACCAGCTGTTCGGGACGATGACCGACCGGATCGATCGCCTCCCGGTTCCGCAGCGCAACGCTCTGCGGGTGGCGTTCGGACTGCAGGAAGGCGACTCGCCCGACCGGTACGTCGTCTCGCTGGGGGTGCTCGGCCTGCTGGCCGATCTGTCGCGCGAGTGCCCGGTGCTCTGCGTCGTCGACGACGAGCAGTGGATGGACCGGGAGACCGTGCTGACCCTGACGTTCGTCGCTCGCCGGATGAAGTCCGAGGCGGCGGCCGTCGTGTTCGCGTCCCGGGAGGGCCGGGAGGAGTTCCAAGGGCTCCCGACGCTCGTCCTGACCGGGATCTCGGCCCGCCACGCACGCGAACTGCTGGACTCGGTGATGGCCGGCCCGCTCGACCCGAGCGTGCGGCGCCAGATCGTCACCGAGACGCACGGAAACCCGCTCGCGCTGCTCGACGTCGCTCGTGGCGTCGGGCCGGCGGAGCTGGCGGGGGGCTTCCGGTTCCCGGGCGCGGTACCGCTGTCTCCGCAGGTCGAGCGGGGCTACCGCCAGCGTCTCGACGCGCTGCCGCCGGCGGCACGTCAGTTCCTGCTGCTGGCCGCCGCCGACCCGGTGGGCGACCCCACGACGCTGTGGTCCGCCGCGGACCGGCTGGGTCTCGAGCTCTCGGCAGTGACACCCGCGCTCGCCTCCGGCCTGATCTCGCTCGGCGCCCGGGTCGAGTTCCGTGACCCGCTGGCGCGTTCGGCCGTGTACCGGGCGGCGGGGCTCGTCGCTCGTCGCGAGGTGCACGAGGCGTTGGCCGCGGTCACCGATCCGAGCTCGGATCCGGACCGCAGGGCCTGGCATCGGGCGCACGCAGCGGACAGCCCGGACGAGGACACCGCCGTCGAGCTCGAACAGTCCGCGGGCCACGCGCGCGCCCGGGGTGGGCTCGCCGCGGCCGCCGCTTTCCTCGAGCGCGCCGCGGAGCTCACCGCGGACCCGTCGACGCGGACCCGCCGTCTGATCGCCGCGGCGGAAGCGACCCGGGACGCGGGGGGCCACGAGGCCGCCCTCTTCCTCCTGGACACCGCGAGCATGCGGCCGCTCGCCGACGAGCAGGCGGCGCGCGTCATGCGGATCCGGGGGATCATCGCGATCGAGCAGCACCGCCGCGCCGACGGCGTCGAGCTGCTCCTCGGCGCCGCGGCGCGATTCGGGCCCGACCACGCCGAGGAAGCCCGGGCGACGGCGCTGGAAGCGCTGGCGGGCACGTTCTGGGACGCGAGGCAGAACGATCCGCTGTTCGCGAAGGCCGCCGCGTCGGTCGCGGACATCGTCCGGAGGTCCGGTGATCCGTCCACGTTCACGGACCTGCTGCTGGAGGGGCTGTACGTCCGGATCGTCGACGGCTTCGTCGCGGCGGTGCCGCTGTTGCGCCGGGCCGTCGACCTGCTGGTGACCGCCGCGCCGACCGATCGTTGGCCGGTGTTCGGCGTGAACCGGCTGCTCCTGATGCTGGCGGAGGAGCTCTGGGACGAAGAGGCGATGGGCGTTCTCGCGACGCGCCAAGTCGTCGTCTGCCGGCGCGACGGCGCGCTCGCGGCCCTGCAGCAGGCGCTGAACTACAGCGCCTTCCACCGGATGCACGAGGGCGATTTCCTCGCGGCCGGAGCCCTGATCGAGGAGTCGCTCGCCGTCGCCGCGGTCAGCACCGGTCGGACGAATCGCCACGTGGAGGTGGTTCTCTCGGCCTGGCGGGGCGACGAGATCCGGACTCCGAAGCTCAGCGCCGAGGTGCGTCAGCAGGTCCTCGATGGCCGCGCGACGTTCGGCTTCTGCGCCGACTACGCGGACGCCGTGCTGTCCAATGCGCTCGGCCGGTTCGACGTGGCGCTCGAGGCGGGGAAGAGGGCCTTCGACTCCGATCAGCGGATCGTGGCGTCGATGGTGGTGTCCGAGATCATCGATGCGGCCTCGCGAACCGGTGACCTGAACGAGCTCCGCTCCATCCGGGACTGGCTGGCCGAGCGGGTCGCCGCCACCCCGCGGGCCTGGAACTTCGGCCTGCACGAGAGGTGCCTGGCGCTGCTCCGCGACGACGACCGGGCGGAGGACCACTACCTGGAATCCATCGCGCAGCTCAGCACCACCCGGGGGCAGCTCGAGATCGCGCGTTCCCAGCTGCTGTTCGGGGAGTGGCTGCGTCGGAAGGGCCGGCGGGGGGACGCCCGCCGATATCTGCGGAAAGCGCACCAGACGTTCCACGCACTCGGCTCCGTCGGGTTCGCGGGCCGGGCGGCGCGCGAGCTGCAGGCCACCGGGGACGTCACGACCCGGGCCGCCGAGAGACGCCATCCGTCGCTCACCGCACAGGAAGCCCAGATCGCGGCGCTGGCGAGCGCCGGACTGACCAACCCGGAGATCGGCGCGCGCCTGTTCATCAGCCGCCGAACGGTGCAGTACCACCTGCGCAAGGTGTTCATGAAGCTCGACATCACCTCGCGTGCCCAACTCACCCAAGCGTTACCACCCGAGGCCGCAGCGCTTCCCGTGTGA